Within Aricia agestis chromosome Z, ilAriAges1.1, whole genome shotgun sequence, the genomic segment ttgttccgcctgcgggactcgaacccaggacccccgggatgagcgctggccacgcgcaatgcgaattcattttcatcgaaattttcatggaaataagatattttcccacatcaaaatgtagcctatgtcctttctcagactctagaataactgtatacaaaatttcattgcaatcggttcagtagttttggcgtgaaagcaagacagacagacagacagacagacagacagacagagatactttcgcatttataatattagtatggatttagggcgaatagtcggcaaaaagcgccgactatccggctttttattattttactattatttatattacatttaagaaaaaccttgattattttgaaattaagtgaattgtttttgaaattacttgcttgtaaataaatatctgtgacatttttaaataacaacataatacttaatatctTCTTCATTCTAAAcattaggtataataaaaaaataggtgtggcactcggagactgccgtggtaaagctattgcatatctTTACCGCTTTATATCATGACGTCAATATAACCAAAACacgatccgacacgttcgcaggCTGTGTATGCGATTTACccgcgaatcagcagtaaacAAAGCGTTACGAAAACATCTGAAACCATGATCAGttggccgattagtcggcttctttgcaaccgactaatcggctagtcggctagtcggccaaagtcatgatcggaacatctctacatattattattgactaCATAACGAAGGCGTTTAAATAGGTATGTAAGTAAGACGATGAATTTTGATAGCTAATTTATTTATGTGCTCAGCAAAATTCAGTTTGTGATCTATAATCACACCCAGGTATCTTATACTTTGTGTCCTATCGATTTGGCTACAGTCACACGATGAATAAGATTGGGGAACACATTTATGGACTATAAGCTTAAAACAATTTTGCTCTTGTGGCAGCGAGGATTTCTTTATACCAAATGGAATGAATTTAGTTTTTGACGAGTTAAGAGTTAAGCGGTAATTTGCAAGCCATCTTCCAACCATGTTTAACCCGAACTGAGCCATATTGTACACAATATCATTTCAATTTTTTACCATAAAAGGTCAATGCTGTATCATCGGCATAGCATGTATAGTTTGGTATTCTTAATTTACACAAATTATTTATGTAGCTGAGAAACAAGGTAGGTTGTATGACCGAGTCGAGTATCACAAGCAATTAAAATTACGCCATACATGATACAGCGCGCCCCCATCAAACACTGTGCGGCTCGCCCCTATTCAGGGTGAATCTTCCGAACAAAAATAGCGTTCCAAACTTAAGCGAGGCATACCTATCACAGGCGCGTGATGCAAATATTGTCTGATTTCAATCAAATTGAATAGGGGCCGTGGCACGGTGTTTTATGGAGACGCGGCCGTAGTTAAACCTCTTTCATAGTATGGATGATGTTGGTATGAATGAAACAGCTGGTGGGCAGCAGCGTTTATTGTGTTCATGTGTCATTCAGGGCGGCGAGCAGGTGCGTTGCGCCGCACACAACCCCCACTAGCGCCAGCGCGAAAATCGCCCTGAAGTACCTGCAACACCAccatattaagggcctgtttcaccacttactgataactTCCGGATAGGCTACCCACAACCTATCTGACAGAAATACCATGGAGTATTCATCCGTCAGacaagttgtggatagcttatccggcacttatcagtaagtggtgaaacagccctttAGTTACTAATGCCGGAATTCTAAGTTTTTTGACAAGAGTTTATCTTTTCGCTAGAGTTGTTGATTGGTCCACTTCTTGAcactagccaatcaaaagcgatagtgaatagataaaatatccctgttaaaaaaaactcaaaaaatagGCATAAAAGCCTTATCACACGGATGCAGCAGATGCGATTTCACGACGGTCATATGCGCCAATGTGATAATACTCATTAAATCAAAGTGGTTTCATCGTGACGATCTACATCCTAcacctatttatattttttaaaagaaatgaaCCGATAGAAggaataatattagtatggatatagacAGCGGATATGTGAGCACAGTGACCTTGCAGGTTAAATTTTCTTCAATATAAGTACAATAAACTTATAGCAGTTGCGATTATTACATCACTGTCTTTTTCCCTAAAAACatgttaatattatgcaaattttGAAACACATTCCACGAGGACTGTTAATAATATAGCATTCAATCCAGAAATAAGAAAATTGTACTTGTGTTTATGATCAGCAAATTATATTTGACTGCTAAAATTACATGAATGGCTGGTTAAACTTCTGGAGGCCTTTTTTACTGGTTACATCATTAacctttatttattattcaagtTTTAGACTTAAATAATCTAGTACTACATAACCATAAATTTTGCCTTGCCTTGTTTAAAAAGAACTTACCATGTGAACTTTGACCTCCGCAATACTCGGATGATGCTCTCGGTCTGCTGCCGTGTGTTGACTATGTCTCCAGAGTTGTCAATGACAAAGTGGGACTTTGCTACCTTCTCCTCCAGAGGCATCTGACAGTTTATTCGTTTCTTCGCAACTGCCTCGGAGAAATCATTCCTTTTCCTGAGCCTCTCCAACTGCTGGTGGTCTTCActgtaaaaatatgtaagaaATGTAAATCAGAATCAAAATAAATTGGCACAGAAATTAGGATATTTATAAACCAAGTGAAATTGCATATCACTTAATAAATATAgagaagaataaaataaataaaaattgctttatttctgaatagatttgtaacaaatactttcagaatgttggtGCTAGTGGTGCCTATCAACTGGTGCCTTGGTGTTTGGCAACAAGAAAAAATTTACTCAAGAGAaggtaattttaatatatttcaaagacccataataataataattaattaataaaaaaatatatattgaagCCTCAAGGTATGTAACAAACTTGACAACTCAGTACTCACCATACAACAGTAATAATTTTGTGCATGAATGTGAGCATCTTGCCCGTCTCAAACAGTAGCGGCACCTCCATCACAATGTACTTGTGTCCAGAGAAAAAGTACTTGATGGCGGTTTTCATCATGGCTGTCTGTATACGAGGGTGTGTGATGGCATTCAGCTTTCGCCGCTTCTCTATGTCATCAAACACAATCTCACCCAACTTGAGCCTGTTCACACGACCGTCCGGATAAACTATTTTGTCTCCAAAGTATGCTTTCAGCTCCTTCCAAGCTTTGGTGCCAGGTTGGAGAACTAGAAATATAGATGGATGAATTAGTGGAAAAGGCGGGACTCATGattagaatattaattattataaaaacccTGGATCTAGTCAATATACTACTACTCTCATGGTTGGGTTGGAAtgatataacttataagtagatGTAAGCAATAAGCCATATGAAAATTGCAATATTAACCAATTTTTAGGCATTGGaattatcatattaataatGTTCTTTCAACAagagttataataatttgtaatgcaGGTAAGTTATAGGTATTGTATTGGTATACTACATTTAAAATGATATTATCATACCATTTTTCGCTACTTCATCAGCGTCTATGACTGCAATGCCGTTTTCGCGAAAAATTGAAAGTACTGTACTTTTCCCCGTCGCCAAACCCCCAGTTAGACCGACGATAAACATTGTATTTCAACACTTTAAGACTGCAAAAGCCACACAGTATTCACGCCACTGACGTCCCAAGTggtaaacaaatatattatgttcaacTTTATTCCTGGTTCATATCAAAATCTttgatttcataaaataaatcaccacaaataattttattctacaAAACTTCTAGGTAGGTACCCCAAAGTCCAAACCAGTCCAAATTAACAAGCACAACAGTCAACAGAAGATGAAACAGCTGACACTGACATAAGAATtatgacattttttatttatttatgcgaataaaaatcgattaatcgatCGTCTAACAAAATATTCggttaaaattgaaataaattataaaagtttttaagtgcctgacagacgtacgatcttaaagtacgcgggttttaagttcgcgaacttactcagctcgcgtcggtgatagacgtacgatctttaagtacgcgggttttaagtacgcgaacttactcggctcgcgtcggtgacataCGACTCACGAGTACactcagtgttgccagacggccaactcggtttctccccaagtgttccccgaaatccccccaaaattcgggatttcaagaaaaatccccccacaaattataaaagaaaatttttgttcattataaatgggaatttcacaaatggatacgatgaatgtacactatttctgcaatagcatccaatctttacagaatcagcatcttcgcgagctccttgatcatttttatggttccgtaagtcgtaaccaaagggtgaaaacgggaccatagtacttagatttcgccgtctgttcccagactttttcctccaacaatccccccaaaaaattgttccccccaattttccccccatcacctaaaaaaacccccaaatttggggggattccccccaatctggcatcactgaGTACACTGGGCTACCATGTCGTCGACGGAAGAAGCTTTGTGTTATTTAGGAATAATATCATATAacgttttaaaaactaataagaaaaaactaaatcgaaaagtttaagtgtatacgacatacgtacgtacatatttttcacacagataaaaaccaatttcggtttcgtttgacagcccgaaattgttgctctattccgctaggtatattaactttatggtaccaaGGAGAATTTATTGTTTGGACAATGAATTTTCTACGTCTATATGTAGGTACATCAGCAGCATCAGCTATCGATGAACAGTGaacaccaataaattaatattttgtttaataacataaaattaattgagattttgttgattattaaaggtttaaaattaaaaaacgttttctttgactgaaaaatgttagcataatttttagcattaattacagtaaattttaacaGTAGTTTAGCAAATTTCGTAGCagtcgtgttggcaacactgcctgacggctcgcggctcgcgactcgcagtgctgccagacgtacgagctacgagtaaaattccaagactgcgaacttacgcggcaacctttaagtacgcgaactttaggtgacacacaggcgagtaaggtcgtcgagtcataagtccgcgtacttactcgcgtgtCTGTCACCCCGTTAAGAAATGCAACTTTTTGATTTTACTtgaaattctttatttaaatagtgaTAAATaggtactaataattattaatttatttcattgctccaaattagtaaaatttattgaatgataaaattgataatataatattttaaaaatatagtctgtcaaaaaagtgaagaaattaaaaagtggcaacatcgtagtgtaatcccttttttcttctttaagcgcttattccacctgtcctatttagaagtcctagctaggatcctacataggagactaattagttCACTTCTTATTcgacttgtcctaatttagtgactaaatcagttgtcattttggtcagacgtctttggtcttctcataggctgagctgttggctcaatgaaaataaaaataaataaaaggcaaaaaagtggttgaaagaattttggCTTCACGTAAAATTATGAGCGCTTTAAGCGctttaagcgcttattccacttgtcctatttaggaagtcctagctaggtaGGCAGTTTCAACCTTtaatcgacgggtgcaaagtaaaaagagtcatctacaaaacagcaacttttcaggagagcgcataataggaaaaaatgctcccattttgtcaatttccgatcaaatttattgaaattttcatcattgtttcattatttattaattaatccacatgtatatttaatttcttctaattatgtttaatttacgagatattgtagttgtctgcatctacattgcgcttgaaaatatgacaactgagttaactaccacttggtcgtttctacgtgggaattaaaaattatatttattaaagtatttttaccgattactagtacgattatcagtaactacgtaaagtgtaacactttatattattaaaattattattaaaagtaagttatattattaaaatatgtagttaaacgttttacatcttaaacacaccaagttcagaacataattgcgtagatatctttttctacgttgtcgattcggtgcaaggtacacgatttagaaggaagttaaaatatgaaatactagcttttgctcgcggcttcgctcgcgtgaaatttgaaaatcgcgtaaattgcaaatattcccgtaagctccctttGTTTGTTGTTCCaagatgtttttccaagaccaaaagtagcctatgttacttttcatcctttcaattaagtttatgccaaaaaacaatacgatttgtttcttcgttagagcgtgaaggaaggacaaacaaacaaataaataaataaacatattttcccatttataatattagtatggatatacttaggaatcattcatttactttcgtaaaaatcgtattttctcacaacaaaaatgaaattctgtgtcaatactttaattattttaaactaatttaaaaattattcagtatcattatcagtacaggaactatgttgtaaattattataatttaggcagaggcttattaagtctttgtacttggcacttgtaagcatgatgggttcattataacatcataagcatcgccggacgttttacaccatcggaggggtgcatacgatttttcagaacacaaaatgaaattttatttcaacgatttctcaattgcttctcgtgatcacagagatcccaaaaccggtcaaagataagttaatagaaaaacttcgcgagaacttgcaaatgccgggatatgatgttacgcaggttgcaatttaccatttctggactgatgtaattgtttacctaaattttgtcgtaatttacgtctcgtatcaatacacgtgtctttatttctcgatcgccttttctttagatcaatatttaactgacgtctttttctaccgtttaacgaggaaggcgtagaacattcacttgatgcctccactgccgaagaagcatcaatggtgttgtctatagaagatttaaagtttgagagggacaatatactcgatggcctgcttgagttaataaactcaagcaggtcatagattatatgagatcaaagtatctgtttaataaaaaagaatatataatattttgatctaatactgataatggacgcggcggacttgaagtgatgaactgtattctgaaggtgttggcgtatttgttaatttgctgagatcgacaaattttcaaaatcattttatatttcagactgagagtgaactggtgtgactggcctagagtattcagatcatggggacttatcttacaaagttaacttatattcatttgtcttcatcggtgacacatcaaggttttctataagatgttcaataatttcatcgggcaacacagtattttgctcgataaatctatcacttatgttctggaaactttcaacttctttaaaaagtcgttttggactttctgaacatgaaaaaacagtaaaaaataacagtaacaaattagaagtcaattaatatagctaacaataagaattaacataaataggtactcataaacataataaacaatactaatttgcaaaagtaaattgagacatctaaatcacaatcgcaacgtagaaaaagctatatggcagatagccgcttatgccgcataacatgacccccgcgcgtcccgcgtatagacgaccagcggtagttatccgcatctacatcgtgcaatttcacaaaacaagagtagatgtcttcttttacgtgacaaaagtaccaaaaataaggtgatatttgaatttttgtttttggtatgttgtagaacatgatattttaagctagtttctacaaaaaaacgaaaaactcaaaattgcagatgactttttttactttgcacccgtcgttttatctgtagtgggaactgataaatctgtattaaagtaaattcatattaatatgttataagatctggaatccattcgtaggtaatttcttaagtatgctggttccaagtagttcagaaagttcataattcataattttacgtgaagcaaaaattctttcaaccatcttttttgcattttatttatttttattttcattgagccaacagctaagcctatgagaagaccatttttttgttgctttgatagaactggagccattaagaagacgtctgaccaaaatgacaactgatttggtcactaaattaggacaagtggaataagaagcgaactaattagtctcctatgtagggtcctagctaggacttctaaataggacaggtggaataagcgctttattcgaaagggatgacactacgatgttgccattttttaatttcgtcacttttttgacagactatacaagtATCGATATCATTTTGCGATAAACTCGATGCATTCGAATGAATTCGAATGTACCTTTGTCCAAGACTAGGTTGTCAATTTTCACTCAGGTTTATTTTCGTCGTTTGGTTTGTAGTAGTTTTTTCAATCAAAATACTGTTTAGCCTTACAAAATTCTTTGTATCCTTGaaccatattatttttgttataaaatacacGAGTTTTGTGATActggtaatataatattttcgatTAATTCGCGTAGATTCGTGTACCCATTGGAACAAAAGTATTGCGTTTCTGGGCCAGAGTCGAAAATGTATACACATTGAACGGCCCAGTCGTAAAAATTAGACGTAGAAAGATATGAGGCGGTCTAGTCGTTCGTAAATATGTCCCAGTACAGACGCGACATCACGTACAGCGCATTGAACAATGAGGCAGTGCCCCCGCTGGCGGGCTGCGCGGAGCAGGCGGCCCCCACGCTCATCACGCTGGACCAGGAGCACGAAGACACCACCAACGTTATCATCCACAAGGTGCCCCAGACCAAAGGTAAGGCGTTCGCGCCAACGACATTCTAGCCCCATGCGTCAGCCCAGCGCGCCACTTTCCTCCACCTTCCTTTGTTCTCGTGAACTAAATTTTATGGTGATTAATTATTACACTACATTGTAAATGGTCCCTTCTAAGTTGTAATATGGAACATGACAGAGCTATGTTTTTTGTTTGGCAAGTTTTCAAAATTGCCTCATCATACCTGACACATGTAAATGGTGTTGCTTCAGCAgaatttttataacaataacaTATTCAATctttttaagtataaataattaacatgACAATAAAACTGTGTAGAAAGTGCTCAATGAAATTAAAGCACCATGCTGTTTTTTGCAATTTATTtaggttttttgttttttcactGTGTAAGTATTTCAAGTTAGGAAAAGGCCTTTAATTATGTCTTCTGATAGACCTTTCTTTTCAGGAGCATGGAATCACATAGAAGATTTGGATTCATTCTTCACCAGAATGTACCGATACTATGTACGGGGAGGTTTCTATCCCATGCTGCTATCCGACTTGTTCTCTTTGCTGCAATTCATATTTATTGTATGGTTCTCCACATTTTTGGTGTACTGCGTAGACTATCCGAGACTATTCAGAAATGATCCAAAAGCAAATAGAAGCGAAAAGTTAACTCTTGATGATGTAATATACTCGTCATCTGTGTGTGTTGGAAACATATCCTGGTTATGGTAAGAGTAACATGTATCTTCTCTAAGTtattagattaaaaaatatatttttatgtaacaataataattgaggATGTGAGTGGATGAAGTTGATACAATATTTAAGGAGGAACAAGGGCAAcaactaatttttttcttcataattTGAATTAACCTTGTAACTAatatctacttcatcatctggctaatatgtctagctatacataaaatactagaccggttcaaaaaaatcgactaatttttttttttcaaaacccgcagtgaaatatcttcctagtaatgaaaaaagaagcctgtgaaaacgggagctcttaatatcaattttgaaaggtcgctcatcatgaatttctattttacgtttaaataacatgggaattttttttttttaaatttggaattttacaACTCATTCTTGAATTAACATGTCGGGATGAGCGATACATTGGTTTATTGGACGTAAACTGCCCACAAATGGAGAGGTTATATGGTATGTATGTAGGTATTTAGAACATGATACTCTAAAATTTGATGCTttcatttcaataaataaaaaaaaattattcctaAAGTGTcgtctttttattaaaatgtcattGTTGGATTATTGGTATTCAATTGTTGTTAGTAGCATTTCATTGTTCATAGTTCTGATAGTTAGAAGTCTGaagataagtattattattatatcacaattaaggaaaaaaacgttgaattgattacatgttggattttaaactcgaataacttttgaaggagtgaacttacagaaaaaacataagagacaatttatttagagcgttcaatttccttcaaaaatatgtatcgctcatcccgacatgttaattcaaaaatgagtagtaaaattccaaatttaaaaaaaaaaaattcccatgttatttaaacgtaaaatagaaattcacgatgagcgacctttcaaaattgatattaagagctcccgttttcacaggcttcttttttcattactaggaagatatttcactgcgggttttgaaaaaaaaaatagtcgattttttttaaccgGTCTAATAAAATACccttttttgatttcaaatcattctTCCGGTGAGCAAAAACAGCCACcatttaatgcaaaaaattacaattttcgaATTGTCAAATTTTGTCAGTTACCTACTTCATCCATTTACATCTTCAATTATAAGCaatcataatttttaatatacatacttatcattgttttttaatatacttatgtTTCTATTACTTTCAGGTGGTGCCTAATTgtcttatgtataataatttggtGTATGAAATTTTTCATAtcattgtataatttatattatgcatatgacACTAAGCTATTTTACAATAATGCTTTAAGAATTAGTGAGGTgagcatatttttattatgtagtagtaAAATAGTAATAAGGCAGGAATATCATATCTAAGCACCATGTAATCTAATTTTTcagagtaaataatatttaacttatttataaaatactttcaTCAACTTATTCAAGGCTtttaagtgtgaagaggtaacagacagttgtctgtatatctgttacctcttcacacttaaaccACTCAACAGATTGTGATGAGAGTTGTAAAGACACTTTAAAAGAAattcaccaaaaaaaaaaaacacatagaATAATTTAGAAAAACTGTATGATGTCCTTAAAATTAACAGAATATAGTACATtgtcaataatataaataataataataaataaaaatttaatgtttggTGTAGAACGAGCTGGCTTGGGTGAGCTGGTCCACAGTGCAGGAGCGTGTGCGAGAGGCTCAGCCCGAGCATCACATGTGTGTCCACAAGCAGGAAATCAACGATCTCGACATATACCACCGCATACTCAGGTAAAAACCCCCTACATAGTAGCCAGAGATCTGTTTATGATTCTCATAAAAATGAGTTAACAAAAACTGATGAAGTTCTTTCAGACTGTTAGTCAAGAAACTGCTAAATAGCAGTTATTTGACTAATCTCAATAGTTATCATTTAATTTCTTATAACTCCTAATTTCATAAGACATTTATTGGCTGCATATTGCACTTGTTGGAGCCAAGTCGGCCTACTTAGACCATTTCTGAATTCCAAAGAACCAAGGCAAGGAACTACTTAAATTTATTCACATGAGCACATTAATTAATGACTGCATGGACTAGcctgctgttttttttttcaccaatATTTCCTTTGGTACCTATTTCGCTAAACCGTTTCCTACTCAGTTTAATGCTcagcaaatttaaaaaagatatcCAATAATTTGAGTGACTAGttactttataatttaaatgtttaaacaTTAATGATGTGGATTAATTAGTGTTCAcaaatagattttattattacatacttaaattaataataattgttgctaCTGCTaactgttttattaaaacatattgTGTATTCTGTGCTGGGAAGTGTCTATGCTAACATgcaatgttatttttataagctTTAGTACAGTTACATTAACattatactaataaaatatatgtatttattttagctCATAGATCATCTTGTATGGTTTCCAATATTGATGATCTAtgagctattataatattatgactgttGATGTAAGTGATGtgtaacacaatattatatattatacttacagtaTAGGTAAGAGCTATCATAAGGTCAATTCAAGTTATGATTCAAAGCTTAtctcatactagctgttgcccgcgactttgtccgcgttagcatagtagatcgcatcccaagtattatttattgtacaaaaatattcaatatacagaattgactttcctatgattttattatatatacttagatAGATGTTCCGCTCGGCTTCGCTTgcataatttaggaatttcacgcaaccgtacattttgcagcaaaaaatagcctatgtcccttcacgtggtctattcttcatgtttgccaaataacataaacattgctccagtagttcataagataataagcaattccatataatttcccccgttttttccacattttcatctatttcttcgctcttattagtcttagcgtgatgaaatatagcccatagccttcctcgataaatgggctatctaacactgaaagatttttttaaaattgtaccggttcctgagataagcgcgttcaaataagctctctcatacaatttcccccgttttttccacattttcctctatttattcgctcctgttagtcttagcgtgataaaatatagcctacagcctacctcgatgaatgggctatctaacattgaaagaatttttcaaatcgaataagtagttcctaagattcgcgcgttcaaataggccctttcatataatttcccccgtttttcccacattttcctctatttcttcacttgtattagtcttagcgtgataaaatatagcttataaccttcctcgattaatggactatctaacactgaaacaatttttcaaatcggaccagtagttcctgagattagcgcgttcaaaaagccctttcaaataatttccccccgttttttccacattttcctatatttcttcgtttctattagtcttagcgtgataaaatatagcctatagccttcctcgataaatgggctatctaacactgaaagaatttttcaaatcggaccagtagttcctgagattagcgcgttcaaacaaacaaacaaactaacaaactctgcagaattataatattagtatagattaaacgTGTTGTCTACTATGGACATTTACCTATTATGATGCGAATTTATTTACGTTTAGTTGTATCTGCTGCTGTttgcaaaataaattattagatatgttctgacttctgatcatggctttggccgactagccgactagccggttagtcggttgcaaagaagccgactaatcggccgactagtcggccaagccgatcatggtttcggaagatTCCGTAGCGCTTCGTTTAGTTTTCATTTGCGGATAAGTCGCATTCGCCACCTGCAAGC encodes:
- the LOC121739156 gene encoding dephospho-CoA kinase, producing the protein MFIVGLTGGLATGKSTVLSIFRENGIAVIDADEVAKNVLQPGTKAWKELKAYFGDKIVYPDGRVNRLKLGEIVFDDIEKRRKLNAITHPRIQTAMMKTAIKYFFSGHKYIVMEVPLLFETGKMLTFMHKIITVVCEDHQQLERLRKRNDFSEAVAKKRINCQMPLEEKVAKSHFVIDNSGDIVNTRQQTESIIRVLRRSKFTWYFRAIFALALVGVVCGATHLLAALNDT